One segment of Microbacterium arborescens DNA contains the following:
- a CDS encoding LCP family protein: MSARSDAKASRRRRRPVARHGQLRSPNPLTQILAVLGVMVAVVVVSGVAVSGFYVWNATQVVADAGVSIGDDDTQLPPTIGEIEGGVNMLVVGTDSCEGANAELSSACKNKDTEGERNDVTMLVHISDEPRRVTVISFPRDMVVPIPACTGEDGTQYSAMSAQMLNVSYMYGGLACSVSTIEELTGIDIQFAAATRWTGVINMSDAIGGVDVCVSDDVNDVHTGLSLAKGNHTLQGTEALQFLRTRYAIGDGSDLGRISNQQQFMSSMVRKLQSDGVLGNPAALLNLATTAVDQVATGQIKLSSSLSSPQRMVQIALAMRSVPYEDIVFVQYPTAYVNGGSRVQPVESAAKVLFDALAANQPVQLSGSTSDGYGTEVVGEAAPPAPAPTDSAAPADPEATTDAPATDAPEAGAPVVLPESVTGQTAAQVTCTVSSR, translated from the coding sequence GTGAGCGCACGTTCCGATGCGAAGGCGTCGCGGCGCCGTCGTCGTCCCGTCGCCCGGCACGGCCAGCTGCGGTCGCCGAACCCGCTGACGCAGATCCTCGCGGTGCTCGGTGTCATGGTCGCCGTCGTGGTCGTCAGTGGTGTCGCCGTGAGCGGCTTCTACGTGTGGAACGCCACCCAGGTCGTGGCCGACGCCGGCGTTTCGATCGGTGACGACGACACGCAGCTGCCCCCGACCATCGGCGAGATCGAGGGCGGCGTGAACATGCTCGTCGTCGGAACGGACTCGTGCGAGGGCGCCAACGCCGAACTCTCGTCGGCCTGCAAGAACAAGGACACCGAGGGCGAGCGCAACGATGTGACGATGCTCGTGCACATCAGCGACGAGCCGCGACGAGTGACCGTCATCTCGTTCCCGCGCGACATGGTCGTGCCCATCCCGGCCTGCACCGGCGAGGACGGCACCCAGTATTCAGCGATGAGCGCGCAGATGCTCAACGTCTCGTACATGTACGGCGGCCTCGCGTGCTCGGTCAGCACGATCGAAGAGCTGACGGGCATCGACATCCAGTTCGCCGCGGCGACCCGCTGGACCGGCGTCATCAACATGTCCGACGCTATCGGCGGGGTCGACGTCTGCGTCTCCGACGACGTCAACGACGTGCACACGGGTCTGAGCCTCGCGAAGGGGAACCACACCCTCCAGGGCACGGAGGCGTTGCAGTTCCTGCGCACGCGATACGCGATCGGCGACGGCTCCGACCTCGGTCGCATCTCGAACCAGCAGCAGTTCATGAGTTCGATGGTGCGCAAGCTGCAGTCCGACGGCGTGCTCGGCAACCCGGCCGCGCTGCTCAACCTCGCCACCACGGCCGTCGACCAGGTCGCCACCGGACAGATCAAGCTCAGCTCGTCGCTGTCGAGCCCGCAGCGGATGGTGCAGATCGCTCTCGCCATGCGCAGCGTGCCCTACGAGGACATCGTGTTCGTGCAGTACCCCACGGCCTACGTCAACGGGGGGTCGCGCGTGCAGCCGGTCGAGAGCGCCGCGAAGGTGCTGTTCGACGCGCTCGCCGCCAACCAGCCGGTGCAGCTGAGCGGCTCGACGAGCGACGGCTACGGCACCGAGGTCGTCGGTGAGGCGGCACCGCCCGCCCCTGCTCCGACGGATTCCGCGGCGCCCGCCGACCCGGAGGCGACCACGGATGCGCCCGCGACAGATGCGCCCGAGGCCGGTGCGCCGGTCGTGCTGCCCGAGTCGGTCACGGGCCAGACCGCGGCGCAGGTGACGTGCACCGTCAGCTCGCGCTGA
- a CDS encoding GNAT family N-acetyltransferase translates to MDAGTETLSFRVATEADATEILALWEQAAENDARAADDRGAVMALLRRDPDALDLAVLDGRIVGSLISGWDGWRAHLYRLAVHPDARRRGIGRRLLARAHDRLSALGATRLDAMVLEGNALGQSVWAAEGYRPQEEWRRWVLPVEAGRP, encoded by the coding sequence GTGGACGCCGGCACCGAGACCCTGAGCTTCCGCGTCGCGACAGAGGCGGATGCGACCGAAATCCTGGCGCTGTGGGAGCAGGCGGCGGAGAACGACGCCCGTGCCGCCGATGATCGCGGGGCGGTGATGGCGCTGCTGCGGCGCGACCCCGACGCGCTCGACCTCGCCGTACTCGACGGCCGCATCGTCGGTTCGCTCATCTCCGGGTGGGACGGCTGGAGGGCGCACCTCTACCGGCTCGCGGTGCACCCCGACGCACGCCGTCGAGGCATCGGGCGCCGCCTTCTCGCGCGTGCCCACGACCGCCTGAGCGCACTCGGCGCTACTCGCCTCGACGCGATGGTGTTGGAGGGCAACGCGCTGGGCCAGAGCGTCTGGGCGGCCGAGGGGTATCGGCCCCAGGAGGAATGGCGTCGCTGGGTTCTGCCGGTGGAGGCCGGGCGCCCCTGA
- a CDS encoding sugar nucleotide-binding protein has protein sequence MTARRTLLVGSGKVATRLGESLVDAGQEVVAIRRSAAGIRPAFTPIVADLAAPLDMALPAVDAMVVTLPPGDDPGFYRTALERIARALPKPPERTVFVSSTRVFEGWGPERTLDEEDEPRPTSARGEQLVDGENAARDLFDAIVVRPAGIYGPGRERLIRQVVAGEAVDYDRRTNRIHEVDLVRALARLLDAEAPPSLLHGVDRRPATLGEVVEFIADRLGVAAPPRAEAGPDADRGKVLDGSRLAAMIDFTFPTFVEGYGQVIADRG, from the coding sequence ATGACTGCTCGACGTACGCTCCTGGTCGGATCCGGCAAGGTCGCTACACGTCTCGGCGAGAGCCTGGTCGACGCGGGGCAGGAGGTCGTTGCGATCCGGCGGAGCGCCGCCGGCATCCGTCCCGCGTTCACCCCGATCGTCGCCGATCTGGCGGCGCCCCTCGACATGGCGTTGCCGGCCGTCGACGCGATGGTCGTGACGCTTCCGCCGGGGGATGACCCCGGCTTCTACCGCACAGCGCTCGAGCGGATCGCGCGGGCCCTTCCGAAGCCGCCCGAGCGCACCGTCTTCGTGTCGTCGACGCGCGTCTTCGAGGGCTGGGGGCCCGAGCGCACCCTCGACGAGGAAGACGAGCCCCGGCCCACCAGCGCGCGCGGCGAACAGCTCGTCGACGGCGAGAATGCGGCACGCGACCTCTTCGACGCGATCGTTGTGCGGCCCGCGGGGATCTACGGTCCCGGGCGCGAACGCCTCATCCGCCAGGTCGTCGCGGGCGAGGCGGTCGACTACGATCGCCGCACCAACCGCATCCACGAGGTCGACCTCGTCCGTGCTCTCGCGCGGCTTCTCGACGCGGAAGCGCCGCCGTCGCTGTTGCACGGGGTCGACCGGCGACCCGCGACCCTCGGAGAGGTGGTCGAGTTCATCGCCGACCGCCTCGGCGTCGCCGCACCGCCACGCGCGGAGGCGGGTCCGGACGCGGATCGCGGCAAGGTGCTCGACGGCTCGCGCCTCGCAGCGATGATCGACTTCACGTTCCCGACGTTCGTCGAGGGCTACGGACAGGTCATCGCCGACCGCGGCTGA
- a CDS encoding TetR/AcrR family transcriptional regulator, with product MASDPAHPRGPYAKSAARRAEIVASATVVFGTHGYRGGSLRQIAKQLDLSLTTVMHHFPTKVSLLAAVLEQEDAADTDFPARAARDGFIPSVLAIVERNLARRELVRMFSIVSAEATHPEHEAHAWLLERYRAVTETYAAAIADDCARGRLEARDDPRALADLVISGWEGIQIRWLTDDTDPVAAMRLLLVGLLRPRSA from the coding sequence ATGGCATCCGACCCCGCCCACCCTCGCGGGCCGTACGCGAAGAGCGCCGCTCGCCGCGCCGAGATCGTGGCGTCGGCGACCGTCGTGTTCGGCACCCACGGGTACCGCGGCGGGTCGCTCCGCCAGATCGCCAAGCAACTCGACCTGAGCCTGACGACCGTGATGCACCACTTCCCCACGAAGGTCTCGCTGCTGGCGGCGGTACTCGAGCAGGAGGATGCCGCCGACACCGACTTCCCCGCGCGCGCCGCGCGCGACGGGTTCATCCCGAGCGTGCTGGCGATCGTCGAACGCAACCTCGCGCGGCGCGAGCTCGTGCGCATGTTCTCGATCGTGTCGGCCGAGGCCACCCACCCCGAGCACGAGGCGCACGCGTGGCTGCTCGAGCGCTACCGCGCGGTCACCGAGACCTACGCCGCGGCCATCGCCGACGACTGCGCCCGCGGCCGCCTGGAGGCGCGAGACGACCCCCGCGCCCTCGCCGACCTCGTGATCAGCGGATGGGAAGGCATCCAGATCCGCTGGCTGACCGACGACACCGACCCGGTTGCGGCGATGCGCCTGCTGCTCGTCGGCCTGCTGCGTCCGCGCTCGGCCTGA
- a CDS encoding beta-galactosidase: MATDDTTYRWVKDGALGPGRMRYGADYNPEQWPREVWDEDVRLMREAGVNIVSLGIFSWALLEPRPGQWDFGWLDEVIELLHTNGIDVDLATATASPPPWLAKLHPEILPQTIDGTTLWPGARQHWRPTSPVFREYALRLTRALAERYADHPAVVAWHISNELGCHNLYDFSDDAARAFRVWLQERYTTLDALNEAWGTAFWSQHYEEWDEILPPRAAPTQRNPGQQLDFERFSSDAVRDHLRAENAVLAEVTPGIPRTTNFMVAQNVRDIDYPSWVGDVDFVSNDHYLRPGELGRDDLSFWSNLTGNIAGGRPWFLMEHAPSAVNWRAVNPPKRPGELVRDALTHVGHGADAVCYFQWRQSRAGGERYHSGMVPHAGAESRVFRDVVDLGSQLRDLAPVTGSRRERARVALVFDYESWWVSGRDSHPSESPAYDDETLLWYRALLDLGVRVDVVPVATDLAGYEVVVAPMLHVIPAALRERLTAFVAAGGHLVTTYFSGVVDENDRVWLGGYPGALRDLLGITIEEFVPMLPGETASLASGAVVRDWSERIARVEPDVDVLDVYVGGDLDGAPAVTRRRGGQDGGAGSATYVSAAIGRAGAADVMRRLAGDIPALAADPLAADGDIDVIVRRHEDGRYVFLANRTDAEVVVTAAGDLLAGAAERGASDAVTIAPRGVAVLAQEGRAARQ, from the coding sequence ATGGCAACGGATGACACGACATACCGCTGGGTGAAGGACGGGGCGCTCGGCCCGGGACGCATGCGCTACGGCGCCGATTACAACCCCGAGCAGTGGCCCCGCGAGGTGTGGGACGAGGACGTCCGGCTGATGCGCGAGGCCGGGGTCAACATCGTCTCGCTGGGCATCTTCTCGTGGGCGCTGCTCGAACCGCGCCCCGGCCAGTGGGACTTCGGCTGGCTCGACGAGGTCATCGAGCTGCTCCACACCAACGGCATCGACGTCGATCTCGCCACCGCGACCGCGTCGCCGCCGCCGTGGCTCGCCAAGCTGCACCCCGAGATCCTGCCGCAGACGATCGACGGGACGACGCTCTGGCCGGGAGCACGGCAGCACTGGCGGCCGACATCGCCGGTGTTCCGCGAGTACGCCCTGCGGCTGACCCGTGCGCTCGCCGAGCGCTACGCCGACCACCCGGCTGTCGTGGCCTGGCACATCTCGAACGAGCTCGGCTGCCACAACCTCTACGACTTCTCGGATGACGCCGCCCGCGCGTTCCGGGTGTGGCTGCAGGAGCGTTACACGACCCTCGACGCGCTCAACGAGGCCTGGGGCACGGCCTTCTGGTCGCAGCACTACGAGGAGTGGGACGAGATCCTGCCCCCGCGCGCCGCCCCGACGCAGCGCAACCCCGGGCAGCAGCTCGACTTCGAGCGCTTCTCGTCGGATGCCGTGCGCGACCACCTCCGCGCCGAGAACGCGGTGCTCGCCGAGGTGACCCCGGGCATCCCGCGCACGACGAACTTCATGGTCGCCCAGAACGTCCGCGACATCGATTACCCCTCGTGGGTCGGCGACGTCGACTTCGTCTCGAACGACCACTACCTGCGTCCCGGCGAGCTCGGGCGCGACGACCTGTCGTTCTGGTCGAACCTCACGGGCAACATCGCCGGCGGCCGGCCCTGGTTCCTCATGGAGCACGCGCCGAGCGCGGTGAACTGGCGTGCAGTGAACCCGCCCAAGCGTCCCGGCGAACTGGTGCGCGATGCCCTGACCCATGTCGGGCACGGTGCGGACGCTGTCTGCTACTTCCAGTGGCGGCAGTCGCGCGCCGGGGGCGAGCGCTACCACTCCGGCATGGTCCCGCACGCGGGCGCCGAGAGCCGGGTGTTCCGAGACGTCGTCGACCTCGGGTCGCAGTTGCGCGACCTCGCTCCCGTCACCGGAAGCCGGCGCGAGCGGGCCCGCGTCGCGCTGGTGTTCGACTACGAGTCGTGGTGGGTCAGCGGACGCGACTCGCACCCCTCCGAGTCGCCCGCGTACGACGACGAGACCCTGCTGTGGTACCGGGCGCTCCTCGACCTCGGTGTGCGCGTCGACGTCGTTCCCGTCGCGACCGACCTCGCCGGCTACGAGGTCGTCGTCGCCCCGATGCTCCACGTCATCCCGGCGGCGCTGCGCGAGCGTCTGACCGCTTTCGTCGCGGCGGGCGGGCACCTCGTGACCACCTACTTCTCGGGTGTCGTCGACGAGAACGACCGGGTGTGGCTCGGCGGCTACCCGGGTGCGCTGCGCGACCTGCTCGGCATCACGATCGAGGAGTTCGTGCCGATGCTGCCGGGCGAGACGGCATCCCTCGCGTCGGGCGCGGTCGTCCGCGACTGGAGCGAGCGCATCGCGCGTGTCGAGCCGGATGTCGACGTGCTCGACGTGTACGTCGGTGGCGACCTCGACGGCGCCCCGGCCGTCACGCGCCGCCGAGGCGGCCAGGACGGCGGCGCCGGGAGCGCCACGTACGTGTCGGCTGCGATCGGGCGCGCGGGGGCCGCTGACGTCATGCGGCGCTTGGCCGGTGACATCCCGGCGCTCGCGGCAGACCCGCTCGCGGCCGACGGGGACATCGACGTGATCGTCCGCCGCCACGAGGACGGACGTTACGTGTTCCTGGCGAACCGCACGGATGCGGAGGTCGTGGTGACTGCGGCCGGTGACCTGCTCGCCGGTGCCGCCGAGCGCGGTGCGTCGGACGCGGTCACGATCGCTCCCCGCGGTGTCGCGGTGCTCGCGCAGGAGGGCCGAGCCGCGCGACAATGA
- a CDS encoding squalene cyclase, with translation MTDTDGTLAWLLDTDPSLRWQVERDLIGAPPAVWQATRARVATEGNGARLLREQGEDGQWEGGAYFPAGFFDSPEVRAPGQPWTATTWTLKDLREWGLDAAVLGDTAERLRRNSRWEYDDLPYWDGEIDVCINSYTLATGAWLGVDVSRLARWFPEHQLADGGWNCEAEEGRSTRGSFHSTLNALRGMLAWEQITGDPALRESRHRGEEYLLSRRLAFRASTGEPVGDFVTEFVYPNRHRYSVLVALDHFRAAALVEGVAPDPRMAEAIEMVRAARAADGTWHQGRPLAGRVWFDIDVAEGEPSPWLTFIASRVLHWWDAAAAQPQPPR, from the coding sequence ATGACCGACACGGACGGCACGCTGGCGTGGCTTCTGGACACCGACCCGTCGCTGCGCTGGCAGGTGGAGCGCGACCTTATCGGCGCTCCACCTGCGGTGTGGCAGGCAACGCGTGCCCGCGTCGCCACGGAGGGCAACGGTGCGCGCCTGCTTCGCGAGCAGGGCGAGGACGGCCAGTGGGAGGGCGGCGCCTACTTCCCCGCGGGGTTCTTCGACAGCCCCGAGGTGCGCGCGCCGGGACAGCCCTGGACGGCGACCACCTGGACCCTGAAAGACCTGCGGGAGTGGGGTCTGGATGCGGCCGTCCTCGGCGACACCGCGGAACGGCTCCGGCGCAACAGCCGGTGGGAGTACGACGACCTGCCCTACTGGGACGGCGAGATCGATGTGTGCATCAACTCGTACACGCTCGCAACCGGTGCCTGGCTGGGCGTCGACGTGAGCCGGCTCGCGCGGTGGTTCCCCGAGCATCAGCTCGCCGACGGCGGGTGGAACTGCGAGGCGGAGGAGGGTCGGTCGACCCGCGGGTCGTTCCATTCGACGCTCAACGCGCTGCGGGGCATGCTCGCGTGGGAGCAGATCACGGGCGATCCGGCCCTCCGCGAGAGCCGGCACCGGGGCGAGGAGTACCTGCTGTCACGGCGGTTGGCCTTCCGTGCCTCGACCGGCGAGCCGGTGGGCGACTTCGTGACGGAGTTCGTCTACCCCAACCGCCACCGCTACAGCGTGCTCGTCGCCCTCGACCACTTTCGCGCCGCCGCGCTCGTTGAGGGTGTGGCCCCCGACCCGCGGATGGCGGAGGCGATCGAGATGGTCCGCGCCGCGCGCGCGGCCGACGGCACGTGGCACCAGGGGAGGCCTCTGGCCGGGCGCGTCTGGTTCGACATCGACGTCGCCGAGGGGGAACCGTCGCCGTGGCTGACGTTCATCGCGTCACGCGTGCTGCACTGGTGGGATGCCGCCGCCGCTCAGCCCCAGCCGCCGAGGTAG
- a CDS encoding glycosyltransferase, with protein MTAATPAGTPLPGNRWDLLDGRWPDEPPTVSVIVAHYRQPEQLARTLAALRLQDHPADRLQIIVADDGSPEPPAVPAGVELVRHEDRGFRLAAVRNLGAAAAHGDVLVFLDADTAPEPAFVRELTRLPALAPDCVTVGRRRHADLSGVDAARLAEQAEQRALPEPGWLAAEYRRTENLLLADDRSYRHVIGAVIACSRVLFDATGGFDETFTTYGGEDWEWTYRAWLHGALLAHVPAAVAWHDGPDAAGRDEGAVARRNAETIRLSDLIPVVGSAGRGLRPTHPDIAVVAPSDASAGQRFLALDSTLAALGAASGRAAALPQRPDADADADAAFDRVRVVIELLRPVRVAADADVLAASLARIDDEVLGQLTLHSPDGEPLVRMTSVRARARAERWQRSDLFPAASATTSAIRVVTDEPDLAAYLGGWG; from the coding sequence GTGACTGCGGCCACTCCCGCCGGCACCCCGCTGCCCGGTAACCGGTGGGATCTCCTCGACGGCCGCTGGCCCGACGAGCCGCCGACGGTGTCGGTGATCGTCGCGCACTATCGCCAGCCCGAACAGCTCGCCCGTACTCTCGCCGCCCTGCGGTTGCAGGATCATCCGGCCGACCGGCTGCAGATCATCGTCGCCGACGACGGCTCGCCCGAGCCTCCCGCCGTCCCGGCGGGCGTCGAGCTCGTGCGCCACGAGGACCGGGGCTTCCGGCTCGCCGCCGTCCGCAACCTCGGAGCCGCGGCGGCGCACGGCGACGTGCTGGTGTTCCTCGATGCCGACACCGCCCCCGAGCCCGCCTTCGTGCGCGAGCTGACCCGCCTGCCCGCACTCGCACCCGACTGCGTCACGGTCGGGAGGCGGCGGCACGCCGACCTGTCGGGGGTCGATGCCGCCCGACTCGCCGAGCAGGCGGAACAGCGGGCGTTGCCCGAACCCGGCTGGCTTGCCGCGGAATATCGCCGCACCGAGAACCTCCTTCTCGCCGACGACCGCAGTTACCGCCACGTCATCGGCGCGGTCATCGCGTGTTCGCGCGTCTTGTTCGACGCGACGGGGGGCTTCGACGAGACCTTCACGACGTACGGCGGCGAGGACTGGGAGTGGACCTATCGCGCGTGGCTGCACGGTGCGCTGCTCGCCCACGTGCCCGCAGCGGTCGCCTGGCACGACGGACCGGATGCGGCCGGGCGCGATGAAGGGGCGGTCGCGCGCCGGAACGCCGAGACGATCCGACTGAGCGATCTCATCCCCGTCGTGGGGTCCGCCGGCCGCGGCCTGCGTCCGACGCACCCCGACATCGCCGTCGTCGCACCGTCTGATGCGAGCGCCGGGCAGCGGTTCCTCGCTCTGGACAGCACGTTGGCGGCACTCGGCGCAGCCTCGGGCCGCGCTGCCGCGCTTCCGCAACGCCCTGATGCGGATGCCGACGCGGATGCCGCGTTCGACCGGGTCCGGGTCGTCATCGAGCTGCTGCGTCCCGTGCGTGTCGCCGCCGACGCCGATGTCCTCGCCGCGTCACTGGCGCGGATCGACGACGAGGTCCTCGGGCAGCTGACGCTGCACTCGCCCGATGGCGAGCCGCTGGTGCGGATGACCTCGGTGCGCGCCCGAGCCCGCGCGGAGCGCTGGCAGCGCTCCGACCTCTTCCCCGCGGCGTCGGCGACCACCTCGGCGATCCGTGTCGTCACCGACGAGCCGGACCTCGCCGCCTACCTCGGCGGCTGGGGCTGA